The Streptomyces europaeiscabiei genome window below encodes:
- a CDS encoding GntR family transcriptional regulator — translation MVVKGLEFRIDRRSGVAAYQQIVQQTKQALRLGVLGPGDQLPTAKAVAQTSAVNPNTTLKAYRELEREGLVEARPGLGTFVRQSLARPQAGADSPLRGELADWMDRAREAGLEQDDVAALVASVMDERYAGTGPAAEHERTTTGTTETRGHA, via the coding sequence ATGGTGGTGAAGGGGTTGGAGTTCCGCATCGACAGGCGGAGCGGGGTCGCCGCCTATCAACAGATCGTTCAGCAGACCAAGCAGGCGCTGCGGCTCGGCGTACTGGGGCCCGGGGATCAGTTGCCCACCGCCAAGGCGGTTGCCCAGACCTCCGCGGTCAACCCCAACACCACGCTCAAGGCGTACCGCGAACTGGAGCGGGAGGGCCTGGTCGAAGCGCGGCCGGGACTGGGGACCTTCGTACGTCAGTCGCTTGCTCGTCCTCAGGCGGGGGCGGATTCGCCGCTGCGCGGTGAGTTGGCTGACTGGATGGACCGGGCCCGCGAAGCGGGTCTTGAGCAGGACGACGTGGCCGCTCTGGTCGCGTCGGTGATGGACGAGCGGTACGCCGGGACCGGGCCTGCCGCCGAGCACGAGCGAACAACAACAGGAACAACAGAAACAAGGGGACACGCATGA
- a CDS encoding ABC transporter ATP-binding protein, with protein sequence MSYETGYGGPADTAAIEARGVGRKYRRGWALRDCSFRLPAGRICGLVGPNGAGKTTLMAIAANLLEPTTGALRVFGAAPESAEATRRTAFLAQEKPLFRRFTVAETLRMGRELNPGWDQRAAENIVRAGNVPFDAKIGTLSGGQRTRVAFAVSFGKRPDLLLLDEPMSDLDPLVRHELMGTLLAEATERGTTVLMSTHMLAELENTCDYLLVIAGGGLRLAGEVDELLTAHAVLTGVHMDGRTPPELAYHTMVETRTSGRQFTSLVRPDGPVTGPWEASTPNLEELLLAYLRSPEAPPLISPSSYVAPQAVAA encoded by the coding sequence ATGAGCTATGAGACGGGTTACGGGGGGCCGGCGGACACCGCCGCGATAGAAGCCCGTGGGGTCGGCCGGAAGTACCGCCGGGGCTGGGCGCTGCGGGACTGCTCCTTCCGGTTGCCGGCCGGGCGCATCTGCGGTCTGGTGGGTCCCAACGGGGCCGGTAAGACCACACTGATGGCCATCGCCGCCAACCTGCTGGAGCCGACCACCGGCGCCCTGCGCGTGTTCGGCGCGGCCCCGGAGTCGGCGGAGGCCACTCGGCGTACCGCGTTCCTCGCTCAGGAGAAGCCCCTTTTCCGGCGATTCACCGTCGCCGAGACCCTGAGAATGGGCCGTGAACTCAACCCTGGCTGGGACCAGCGGGCCGCCGAGAACATCGTCCGCGCGGGCAACGTGCCCTTCGACGCGAAGATCGGCACACTCTCCGGCGGCCAGCGCACCCGGGTTGCCTTCGCCGTCTCCTTCGGCAAGCGTCCCGACCTGCTGCTCCTCGACGAGCCGATGTCGGACCTCGACCCGCTGGTGCGCCACGAGTTGATGGGCACGCTGCTGGCCGAGGCCACCGAGCGCGGCACCACCGTGCTGATGTCCACGCACATGCTCGCCGAGCTGGAGAACACTTGCGACTACCTGCTGGTCATCGCGGGTGGTGGACTGCGCCTGGCCGGTGAGGTCGACGAACTGCTCACAGCCCACGCCGTGCTGACCGGGGTCCACATGGACGGGCGGACGCCCCCGGAGCTGGCATACCACACCATGGTCGAAACACGTACCAGCGGACGGCAGTTCACCTCACTGGTACGTCCCGACGGACCCGTCACCGGCCCCTGGGAGGCGAGCACCCCGAACCTGGAGGAGCTCCTGCTCGCCTATCTGCGCTCGCCCGAAGCCCCGCCGCTGATCAGTCCCAGTTCCTACGTCGCCCCGCAGGCGGTGGCGGCATGA
- a CDS encoding ABC transporter permease subunit has protein sequence MSTMTSTGGTGSTFSDSARSETGRGRGLRLSGMNWLVWRQHRAAYWTLLAAAAITVAVIVYQRQQMITYLDGYGYPDLKSGWETKYDQDPLNVAATTLGFLPVLIGVFVGAPLLAGDLETGTAKLVTAQSVSRVRWIATKLGVTALVVVVCTMALSAAFTWWWSPVKSSPYVMSWIDGPAFDNTGPVPVALTLLTVVGGVAIGMLLRRTLLSMVVTLGFAVVLQVVWSYFRTSLGNVITVTTHNGVGNDSTPNMPEGAHQLDEFYLTASGDLIGWGSCAEATEKARDACLDKAQVVGWSVDYIPISQMSAMQWLGASILLALTAGIAAFVILWGRKRLV, from the coding sequence ATGAGCACGATGACCAGCACCGGCGGCACCGGCAGCACCTTCTCCGACTCCGCCCGCAGCGAGACCGGCCGTGGCCGTGGCCTCCGGCTCAGCGGCATGAACTGGCTCGTCTGGCGTCAGCACCGCGCCGCCTACTGGACGCTGCTGGCCGCCGCCGCGATCACCGTCGCGGTGATCGTCTACCAACGCCAGCAAATGATCACGTACCTCGACGGGTACGGCTACCCCGACCTCAAGTCGGGCTGGGAAACCAAATACGACCAGGATCCGCTCAACGTGGCCGCCACGACGCTCGGGTTCCTGCCCGTCCTGATCGGTGTCTTCGTCGGTGCGCCCCTGCTCGCCGGCGACCTGGAGACCGGCACCGCCAAGCTGGTCACCGCGCAGTCCGTCAGCCGCGTTCGCTGGATCGCCACCAAGCTCGGGGTGACCGCGCTCGTGGTCGTGGTGTGCACCATGGCGCTCTCCGCCGCGTTCACCTGGTGGTGGTCGCCCGTCAAGTCGTCGCCGTACGTCATGAGTTGGATCGACGGTCCCGCCTTCGACAACACCGGACCCGTGCCCGTGGCGCTCACCCTGCTCACCGTCGTCGGTGGCGTGGCGATCGGCATGCTGCTGCGCAGGACCCTGCTGTCCATGGTCGTCACCCTGGGCTTCGCCGTCGTGCTGCAGGTGGTCTGGTCGTACTTCCGGACGTCCCTCGGGAACGTCATCACGGTCACCACCCACAACGGTGTCGGGAACGACTCCACGCCGAACATGCCCGAGGGCGCCCACCAGCTGGACGAGTTCTACCTCACCGCCTCCGGCGACCTCATCGGCTGGGGCAGCTGCGCCGAGGCGACGGAGAAGGCCCGCGACGCCTGCCTGGACAAGGCACAGGTCGTCGGCTGGTCGGTCGACTACATCCCGATCTCCCAGATGTCCGCCATGCAGTGGCTCGGCGCCTCGATCCTGCTGGCCCTGACCGCCGGCATCGCGGCGTTCGTCATCCTCTGGGGTCGCAAGCGCCTCGTCTGA